A region from the Desulfoglaeba alkanexedens ALDC genome encodes:
- a CDS encoding lipid-binding SYLF domain-containing protein, with product MKRKSRFHGLWIIAMAVVGILHLSEARGDISKPEELVERAQITLESFVTNPNCTWLRDHLKEARAVLIVPQILKGAFIVGGAGGSGVVSVRDERTGTWSPPAFYTLGSASIGLQIGAHASEVILMVMTPSGIDALYSSTFKLGGDATVAVGPVGLGVEGATPHNLSADFLSFSRSRGAFAGLSLDGTVIAARDDWNEQYYGKPVKPVDILLLRKVNNPHADKLLSTLARLAR from the coding sequence ATGAAAAGAAAATCACGCTTTCACGGACTGTGGATCATCGCGATGGCCGTCGTTGGGATCCTTCACCTGAGTGAAGCCCGCGGCGACATTTCAAAACCCGAAGAGCTGGTCGAACGGGCCCAGATCACCCTCGAAAGTTTCGTCACCAACCCGAACTGCACCTGGCTTCGCGACCACCTGAAGGAAGCGCGGGCCGTGCTCATCGTCCCGCAGATTCTGAAGGGCGCCTTCATCGTCGGCGGTGCCGGAGGAAGCGGCGTTGTATCCGTCCGCGATGAACGTACGGGCACATGGAGTCCTCCGGCCTTTTACACGCTGGGGTCCGCCAGTATCGGGCTGCAAATCGGGGCTCACGCCTCGGAAGTGATCCTCATGGTGATGACCCCGTCGGGAATCGACGCCCTGTACTCTTCCACGTTCAAGCTGGGAGGCGATGCGACGGTGGCCGTTGGTCCCGTCGGGCTGGGGGTGGAAGGAGCGACCCCGCACAATCTGAGCGCGGATTTTCTTTCCTTTTCCCGATCCAGGGGAGCCTTCGCCGGCCTGTCGCTGGACGGCACCGTGATCGCAGCCCGAGACGACTGGAACGAGCAGTATTACGGAAAGCCCGTCAAGCCGGTGGACATCCTGCTTCTCAGGAAGGTGAACAACCCCCATGCCGACAAGTTGCTCAGCACACTGGCGCGACTCGCTCGATAG
- a CDS encoding RNA polymerase sigma factor → MRDGKDCPAWQGDSNPSSTVGPGGSLPGFPDEKELVRRARDGDLKAIEELVFLHQATVFATAYRLCDFDREEAMDAAQDAFVQVFRKIGQFEGRSSFATWLHRIVVNTCLLQRRRKARRSRFFFSWWPFGRDEEGDGACERDWPVPEDGSNPADDLLNRELKRDVVSALKGLSQRQRTVFQLKVFEEMTIPEIAAATGMAEGTVKSHLFRAMRTLRHQLAGWDN, encoded by the coding sequence GTGAGGGACGGCAAAGACTGCCCGGCCTGGCAGGGCGATTCGAATCCATCCTCAACGGTCGGTCCCGGCGGGTCGCTTCCCGGGTTTCCGGACGAAAAGGAACTGGTCCGGCGGGCCCGGGACGGTGACTTGAAGGCCATCGAGGAACTGGTATTCCTCCACCAGGCGACGGTCTTCGCCACCGCCTATCGCCTGTGCGATTTCGACCGGGAGGAAGCCATGGACGCCGCCCAGGACGCCTTCGTCCAGGTGTTCCGTAAGATCGGGCAGTTTGAAGGCCGTTCATCGTTTGCCACCTGGCTTCATCGAATCGTGGTGAACACCTGCCTCCTCCAAAGGCGGCGCAAGGCGCGGCGTTCGCGGTTTTTCTTTTCCTGGTGGCCCTTCGGGCGGGATGAGGAAGGCGACGGCGCCTGCGAACGGGACTGGCCGGTTCCGGAAGACGGGAGCAATCCGGCTGACGACCTCTTGAACCGGGAACTTAAACGGGACGTCGTGTCCGCCTTGAAGGGCCTTTCACAAAGGCAGCGAACCGTTTTTCAACTCAAGGTTTTCGAAGAAATGACCATTCCTGAAATCGCCGCGGCGACAGGCATGGCGGAGGGCACGGTCAAGAGTCACCTGTTCCGGGCGATGCGGACCCTCCGCCATCAGCTTGCAGGCTGGGACAATTGA
- a CDS encoding PaaI family thioesterase, whose product MAEKAFQDYYPDELSHCYGCGRLNEHGLQLKSYWDGDETVAVFHPRPYHMAIPGVVYGGLIASVIDCHGTGSASAAAYRAAGREMGTDPGFRFVTASLRVDFLRPTPLGVPLEVRGRIREVKERKVVVAVTVRAGGEECARGEVVAVRMPEHMMPGRTTA is encoded by the coding sequence ATGGCGGAAAAGGCTTTCCAGGACTACTATCCTGATGAACTGAGCCATTGCTACGGCTGCGGCCGGTTGAACGAACACGGACTTCAGCTGAAGAGCTACTGGGACGGGGATGAAACGGTTGCGGTGTTTCATCCTCGGCCCTACCATATGGCCATCCCCGGCGTTGTTTACGGCGGGCTCATCGCCTCGGTCATCGACTGCCACGGGACGGGATCGGCTTCAGCCGCCGCCTACCGGGCGGCCGGGCGGGAAATGGGAACCGATCCGGGTTTTCGCTTCGTGACGGCATCGCTTCGCGTGGACTTCCTGCGCCCGACTCCTCTCGGAGTCCCGCTGGAAGTCCGGGGGCGGATCCGGGAGGTCAAGGAGCGAAAGGTGGTCGTTGCCGTGACGGTCCGTGCCGGGGGCGAGGAGTGCGCCCGCGGGGAGGTGGTCGCCGTGCGGATGCCTGAGCACATGATGCCCGGGCGGACGACGGCATGA
- a CDS encoding FecCD family ABC transporter permease: protein MEAFRGHVAKRIFGVILVLSAGFLGAALLGLSVGSTGTDFRVVLRSVAGMSSPNATLQTIIWELRWPRVLLAGQVGSALAVGGLVFQALLRNPLADPYVLGISGGAAVGAILGILAGLSQFPGVSAAAFLGSMGALLVVLSMVSGKGILRRDALLLSGVMVNAFCSAAILFFVSKTQDSRLHDILFWLMGDLARGDLAHAGRLAIILAPCLLAVFALSRPMNLLLMGTEAAEGLGVDVRRVSAWLLGVTAVMVSAAVCRSGLLGFVGLTVPHLLRLVLGSDHRVLVPACALGGGAYLVACDALARWIPEQGEMPVGVVTALIGAPLFIMLLRRTIR, encoded by the coding sequence ATGGAAGCGTTCCGAGGCCATGTGGCGAAACGGATTTTCGGTGTAATCCTTGTGCTTTCGGCAGGGTTTTTGGGTGCCGCTCTTCTTGGGCTGTCGGTGGGTTCCACAGGCACCGATTTTCGGGTCGTGCTTCGATCCGTCGCGGGGATGAGCTCGCCGAACGCCACCCTCCAGACCATTATCTGGGAATTGCGATGGCCGCGGGTGCTCCTCGCCGGGCAAGTGGGGAGTGCACTGGCGGTGGGCGGGCTGGTCTTCCAGGCGCTCCTTCGGAACCCTCTGGCCGATCCCTACGTGCTGGGGATTTCCGGGGGGGCGGCCGTCGGCGCCATCCTCGGGATTCTGGCCGGGTTGTCCCAGTTTCCGGGCGTGAGCGCGGCGGCCTTCCTGGGAAGCATGGGAGCTCTGCTTGTTGTTCTGAGTATGGTTTCCGGAAAAGGGATCCTCCGCCGCGACGCACTCCTTCTTTCCGGGGTCATGGTGAATGCCTTCTGCTCGGCCGCCATCCTCTTTTTTGTTTCGAAAACACAGGATTCCAGGCTCCATGACATCCTTTTCTGGCTCATGGGGGACCTCGCCCGCGGGGATCTCGCCCACGCAGGGAGGCTCGCGATCATCCTTGCGCCCTGTCTTCTGGCCGTCTTCGCCCTGAGCCGCCCCATGAACCTCTTGCTCATGGGAACCGAGGCGGCGGAAGGCCTGGGGGTGGACGTCCGGCGGGTGAGCGCGTGGCTTCTTGGGGTCACGGCGGTCATGGTGAGTGCCGCCGTGTGCCGGAGCGGTCTTCTGGGGTTCGTGGGGCTGACCGTGCCGCATCTTCTTCGCCTTGTTCTGGGATCGGATCACCGAGTGCTGGTTCCGGCGTGTGCGCTGGGAGGAGGGGCCTACCTGGTTGCCTGTGACGCCTTGGCCCGCTGGATTCCCGAACAAGGGGAAATGCCGGTGGGCGTGGTGACGGCGCTCATCGGTGCGCCCCTTTTCATCATGCTTCTCAGAAGGACGATCCGATGA
- a CDS encoding ABC transporter substrate-binding protein, with product MESDRLFQGKGRGGAIGRLWLWLLCGCCITAASAQGQEIVDLVGRRVQVPDDPRRIVTLAPGLTEMVYAIGQQWRLKGVSRFSDYPPAAEALPKVGSYIHPDLEKIVALKPDLCLAVKDGNPKEAVLRLEALGIPVYAVNPKSLEEVMETLLALGRLFHAEAQAEEVVASMRRRIEAVVERVSAVEERPRVFFQIGLSPIVSVGSQTFAHELVTLAGGLNVTEGPTSYPRLSVEEVMDLRPDVIVVSTMSRGCRFQDIEALWRRWKGIPAVAADRIVLVDSDLFDRPSPRLVEGLERLADILHPEFPLSPSP from the coding sequence ATGGAAAGCGATCGGCTGTTTCAAGGAAAAGGCCGCGGCGGAGCCATCGGCCGGTTATGGTTGTGGCTGCTTTGCGGGTGTTGCATCACGGCGGCTTCGGCCCAGGGGCAAGAGATCGTGGACCTGGTGGGCCGGCGCGTCCAGGTTCCCGACGATCCCCGCCGCATCGTGACGCTGGCGCCGGGGTTGACCGAAATGGTCTATGCCATCGGCCAGCAATGGCGCCTCAAGGGAGTGAGCCGGTTCAGCGACTATCCGCCGGCGGCCGAAGCCCTTCCCAAGGTGGGTTCTTATATTCATCCAGATCTGGAAAAGATCGTGGCTCTGAAGCCGGATCTTTGCCTGGCCGTAAAGGACGGCAACCCGAAGGAAGCCGTTTTGCGCCTGGAGGCTTTAGGGATTCCGGTCTATGCGGTTAATCCCAAGAGCCTGGAAGAGGTTATGGAAACGCTTCTGGCGCTGGGGCGGCTCTTCCACGCCGAGGCGCAGGCGGAAGAAGTGGTGGCTTCCATGAGGCGGCGGATCGAAGCCGTGGTGGAAAGGGTTTCGGCGGTGGAGGAACGTCCCCGCGTCTTCTTTCAGATCGGCCTTTCGCCCATCGTGTCCGTGGGATCCCAGACCTTCGCCCACGAACTGGTGACCCTCGCCGGAGGTCTGAACGTCACGGAAGGCCCCACCAGCTACCCGAGGCTCAGCGTGGAAGAGGTGATGGATCTTCGGCCTGACGTGATCGTCGTTTCGACCATGTCCCGGGGGTGTAGGTTCCAGGATATCGAAGCCCTCTGGAGACGCTGGAAGGGGATCCCCGCCGTGGCCGCGGACCGCATCGTACTCGTGGATTCGGATCTCTTCGACCGGCCTTCACCGCGGCTGGTGGAAGGGCTGGAGCGGCTGGCGGACATTCTCCATCCAGAGTTTCCCCTTTCCCCCTCCCCTTAA
- a CDS encoding TonB-dependent receptor plug domain-containing protein encodes MRRFAEGFFGLVLWLLFMGTATGGGNGEMPGEPVVLDEVVVTATRTETPAREVGVSHEVITKEEIQARQAADVAEVLQEVAGFTLMRTGSLGSQTVLFPRGGESNHTLVLIDGVQVNLGGGDFYWETLSTDNIERVEVVRGPQSALYGSDALGGVVQIFTQPGVGPAALEVSTSHGIRSDEGNYLGTQRLRVSGGKDDMGFSAAYGRIDDEGILEVNNAFENNTLSTRFDFYPTSAWDVTLTGRLVDSRYEYPTESAGDKFSPLDPHQNERELDTVVGVSSKVMAASWWENVFSVGYHRNQRKIRDPLDLGVDFVDTASKSTESRTTFDYHANVSWETSEAFRTVTTFGAEYEGEDYDQETRDYAVTRLRADRSNTAGYVQEHVSFWGRLHLTGGVRFEDNTEFGGEVSPRGSVALDLHETGTRLRFAAGRGIKEPTFYENFADDPWTLGNPDLEPETATSWEVGVDQSWLKDRLSVHLTYFDTRYEDLIAYVPSPFPAPPERLPNFFNVQDARSRGIEGQAEFRPRDALALGLNITFLDTEVIDDGGLDSVAFTEDEELLRRPETTVSGWLDWRWKRFRTFVKGLYVGSRDDVDYRDWASPERVQLSDYFLLDTVVSCRVPWGFTPEDLEVFVKGSNILDEDYEDVFGFSTPGASFMLGLSFKR; translated from the coding sequence ATGAGACGGTTCGCGGAGGGTTTTTTCGGGTTGGTTCTGTGGCTTCTTTTCATGGGTACCGCAACGGGCGGTGGAAACGGTGAGATGCCAGGAGAGCCGGTAGTTCTCGATGAGGTGGTGGTGACCGCCACACGGACGGAGACGCCGGCGCGTGAGGTCGGAGTTTCTCATGAGGTGATCACGAAGGAAGAGATCCAGGCACGGCAGGCGGCCGACGTGGCGGAAGTGCTCCAGGAAGTGGCGGGTTTCACATTGATGCGCACCGGGTCTCTGGGCTCGCAGACCGTGTTGTTTCCCCGTGGGGGCGAATCGAATCACACGCTGGTTCTGATCGACGGTGTGCAGGTGAATCTTGGAGGAGGCGATTTCTATTGGGAGACGCTCTCCACAGACAACATCGAAAGGGTGGAGGTGGTCCGGGGGCCGCAAAGCGCCCTTTATGGATCCGATGCTTTGGGAGGCGTGGTCCAAATTTTCACCCAGCCCGGAGTCGGCCCTGCGGCCTTGGAAGTCTCGACCAGCCACGGCATCCGATCCGATGAAGGGAATTACCTGGGGACCCAGCGCCTGCGCGTCTCCGGCGGCAAAGACGATATGGGGTTTTCGGCCGCCTACGGCCGGATCGATGACGAAGGCATCCTGGAGGTCAACAATGCCTTCGAAAATAACACGTTGAGTACGCGCTTCGACTTCTATCCTACAAGCGCTTGGGACGTGACCCTTACAGGAAGACTTGTGGACAGCCGTTACGAATATCCGACGGAAAGTGCGGGCGACAAGTTTTCGCCGCTGGACCCGCACCAGAATGAGCGCGAACTGGATACGGTGGTGGGGGTGTCATCGAAGGTGATGGCCGCATCCTGGTGGGAAAACGTCTTTTCCGTGGGTTACCATCGCAACCAACGCAAGATACGCGATCCGTTGGACTTGGGAGTGGATTTTGTGGATACTGCTTCCAAGAGCACGGAATCGCGCACGACCTTCGACTACCATGCGAATGTGTCCTGGGAGACGTCGGAGGCTTTCCGGACGGTCACCACCTTCGGTGCGGAATACGAGGGGGAAGACTATGATCAGGAAACCCGGGATTACGCAGTCACCCGTCTTAGAGCGGACCGCTCCAATACGGCAGGCTACGTGCAGGAACACGTTTCTTTCTGGGGGCGCCTGCACCTGACCGGCGGGGTCCGGTTTGAAGACAACACGGAATTCGGCGGTGAAGTGAGTCCTCGGGGGTCCGTGGCTTTGGATCTCCATGAGACCGGAACGCGGCTTCGATTTGCGGCGGGAAGGGGAATCAAGGAACCGACCTTCTATGAGAACTTTGCAGACGATCCGTGGACGCTCGGCAACCCGGACCTGGAGCCGGAAACGGCGACGTCCTGGGAAGTAGGGGTCGATCAATCCTGGTTGAAAGACCGGCTCAGCGTACACCTCACCTACTTCGATACGCGCTACGAAGACCTCATCGCTTACGTTCCCAGCCCTTTTCCGGCGCCCCCCGAAAGGCTTCCCAACTTCTTCAACGTTCAGGATGCGCGAAGCCGTGGGATTGAAGGCCAAGCGGAGTTTCGGCCCAGGGACGCCCTCGCGCTCGGACTTAACATCACCTTTCTCGATACCGAAGTGATCGACGACGGCGGTCTTGATTCGGTGGCCTTCACAGAAGACGAAGAGCTCCTTCGGCGCCCGGAGACCACGGTCTCCGGTTGGCTCGATTGGCGGTGGAAGCGGTTCAGAACGTTCGTGAAGGGTCTGTACGTGGGTTCCCGGGATGACGTGGACTACCGGGACTGGGCATCGCCCGAAAGAGTGCAGCTCAGCGATTACTTCCTCCTCGACACCGTGGTGTCCTGCCGGGTTCCGTGGGGTTTTACTCCCGAGGATTTGGAGGTATTCGTCAAGGGGTCGAACATCCTCGATGAGGATTATGAGGATGTATTCGGGTTTTCCACTCCCGGGGCTTCCTTCATGCTGGGCCTGTCCTTCAAACGGTGA
- a CDS encoding citrate synthase, protein MEQPVRIKNMGLRGLAVADTKISFIDGEKGILIYRGFRIEDLAKSSNFMETAFLLLMGRLPDKSEAEAFQRQVVQARRVPAFVLETLRLLPSNAHPMDVLQATVPLLAMADPDLRDETRDGNVRKAVRLIARLPVVIAAWDRIRKGKDIFDPNPSLGHAANFLWMLHGENPSASMARALDVCLVLHADHTFNASTFACREVVSTRAHMYAGVAAGVGALSGELHGGANARVMEMLKSLENVDDVAGWVRGRLDRKERIMGMGHAVYKTTDPRANILKEISARLGEETGQPQWWRISKTIEEVALEELEKRGKKDIKPNVDFYSASVYHVMGIPADLMTAIFALSRIAGWCAHIIEEKFAEAQEKPMLYRPTAEYVGDYCGLVGCTYVPPEEREQAAGVPSA, encoded by the coding sequence ATGGAACAACCGGTGCGAATCAAGAACATGGGGCTTCGCGGACTGGCGGTGGCTGACACGAAAATCAGCTTCATCGACGGCGAGAAGGGCATCCTGATCTACCGCGGTTTTCGCATTGAAGACCTGGCGAAGAGCTCCAACTTCATGGAAACCGCCTTTTTGCTCCTCATGGGCCGTCTGCCGGACAAATCGGAGGCCGAGGCTTTCCAAAGGCAGGTTGTTCAGGCTCGGCGGGTCCCCGCTTTCGTCCTGGAAACCTTGAGGCTTCTCCCCTCCAACGCGCACCCCATGGACGTGCTCCAGGCGACGGTGCCTCTTTTGGCTATGGCCGACCCGGACCTCCGCGATGAAACCCGCGACGGAAACGTCCGGAAGGCGGTTCGGCTCATCGCCCGCCTTCCCGTCGTAATCGCCGCCTGGGATCGCATCCGAAAGGGCAAGGACATCTTCGACCCAAACCCGTCTCTTGGTCATGCCGCCAATTTCCTCTGGATGCTCCACGGTGAAAATCCGAGCGCATCCATGGCCAGGGCCCTGGATGTCTGCCTGGTGCTGCACGCCGACCATACGTTCAACGCGTCCACATTCGCATGCCGTGAAGTGGTTTCAACCCGCGCGCACATGTACGCCGGGGTGGCCGCCGGCGTGGGGGCGCTGTCGGGAGAGCTGCACGGAGGCGCCAACGCCCGGGTCATGGAGATGTTGAAATCGTTGGAAAACGTGGACGACGTTGCGGGCTGGGTGCGGGGACGACTGGATCGGAAAGAACGGATCATGGGTATGGGACACGCCGTCTACAAGACCACCGACCCCCGGGCCAATATTTTGAAAGAAATCTCGGCGCGACTCGGCGAAGAAACCGGTCAACCCCAGTGGTGGCGCATCTCGAAAACCATCGAGGAAGTAGCCCTGGAGGAACTGGAAAAACGAGGCAAGAAGGACATCAAGCCCAACGTGGATTTTTACAGCGCTTCGGTCTACCATGTGATGGGAATTCCGGCGGATCTCATGACGGCCATCTTCGCGCTGTCGCGCATCGCCGGGTGGTGCGCCCACATCATTGAAGAAAAATTCGCCGAGGCTCAGGAAAAACCCATGCTGTACCGGCCCACGGCCGAATACGTCGGCGATTACTGCGGCCTCGTCGGCTGCACCTACGTACCGCCCGAAGAACGGGAACAGGCGGCGGGAGTCCCTTCCGCCTGA
- a CDS encoding DUF3106 domain-containing protein: MRDLAGRHQALASSHAHGTRHVDWEKTYAGRNRGNDPRTNGNPSAEEKQNLQKRYKEWQSLPPEKKELLRRRMDQYRSMPPDERKLYEERHRQWRQLPPEERRRIENNLKRWEELTPAERDAIRKRFGK; the protein is encoded by the coding sequence ATGAGGGACCTGGCAGGAAGGCATCAGGCCCTTGCATCGTCACACGCGCACGGAACTCGGCATGTCGATTGGGAGAAAACGTATGCCGGCCGAAACCGCGGGAACGATCCCCGGACGAACGGCAACCCTTCGGCTGAGGAAAAGCAGAACCTTCAGAAACGTTATAAAGAATGGCAGTCTCTCCCTCCGGAAAAAAAAGAACTTCTTCGCCGACGGATGGACCAGTATCGGAGCATGCCTCCCGACGAGCGGAAACTCTACGAGGAACGCCATCGCCAGTGGCGCCAACTGCCGCCGGAAGAACGACGCCGAATCGAAAACAACCTAAAGCGCTGGGAAGAACTCACTCCCGCGGAACGCGACGCCATCCGCAAGCGTTTCGGCAAGTAG
- a CDS encoding YdcF family protein, which translates to MYLLSQLLSHLILPPGLFILLLLAAGVLLHLDRRKASGLLLGVATLGLYLLSVSPVKDLLLQPLENAYPYPDGDKLHCDAIVIHGGGLGARDPSANGLPSLKGWSLRRMHAGAALAKRFEGAVVILAGGQGRDKTVPPESHVLAEYLKTAGIRPDRLVTEDQSRNTRENVLFVRSLLDGLRVSNVCVVTSAFHLPRTMALYERLGLDVTPIPCDIMTGSAPPSPWDWLPTMAGLRGSALALHEYLGLVYYRLRGWI; encoded by the coding sequence ATGTACCTGCTATCGCAGCTGTTGAGCCACCTGATCCTGCCGCCGGGGCTGTTCATCCTTCTCCTGCTGGCGGCCGGGGTGCTCCTTCACCTCGATCGGCGGAAGGCTTCCGGCCTGCTGCTCGGCGTCGCCACCCTGGGGCTCTACCTGCTTTCCGTTTCGCCCGTGAAAGACCTCCTCCTGCAGCCTCTCGAAAATGCCTATCCGTATCCCGACGGGGACAAACTGCACTGCGACGCGATCGTGATTCACGGCGGAGGGTTGGGAGCGCGGGATCCGTCGGCAAACGGCCTTCCCTCTCTCAAAGGGTGGTCGCTTCGGCGAATGCATGCCGGAGCGGCCCTGGCGAAACGTTTTGAAGGAGCGGTGGTCATCCTGGCGGGAGGCCAGGGGCGAGACAAAACGGTTCCACCGGAATCTCACGTACTGGCCGAGTACCTGAAAACGGCCGGTATCCGCCCTGATCGCCTCGTTACGGAAGATCAGAGCCGAAACACCCGTGAAAATGTCCTCTTCGTTCGATCGCTGCTGGATGGTCTGCGGGTTTCGAACGTGTGCGTAGTCACGTCTGCGTTTCATCTGCCCAGAACCATGGCCCTCTATGAGCGCCTCGGCCTGGACGTAACGCCGATCCCCTGCGACATCATGACCGGAAGCGCTCCCCCAAGCCCCTGGGACTGGCTTCCCACCATGGCCGGCTTGCGTGGGAGTGCGCTCGCGCTTCACGAGTACCTGGGACTGGTCTACTATCGCCTTCGAGGATGGATCTGA
- a CDS encoding anti-sigma factor family protein: MGACKDHEQRLILDVFGELNSEERRNWEAHLQSCPGCFRERERLARILTEIRSAGTPPELTPAESAQMAASVKQRLQDERRAATFKRQGYWTRAIFRPAFAAAGLILVLSGFLGYTMKDRFADLSRWSKVAQESLPENQDREIVENLELLKEMETIQKLVNIVDKAGNGGGSEPRESEFHFQGMRRHDGGSGHA; this comes from the coding sequence ATGGGAGCTTGCAAAGACCACGAACAGAGACTGATCCTGGATGTTTTCGGCGAACTGAATTCCGAGGAACGTCGGAATTGGGAGGCCCACCTCCAGAGTTGCCCGGGCTGCTTCCGGGAACGGGAACGGCTGGCCCGCATCTTGACTGAAATCCGATCGGCGGGAACACCGCCTGAACTCACTCCGGCGGAATCCGCGCAGATGGCGGCCTCGGTGAAACAGCGACTTCAAGATGAGCGGCGGGCGGCGACTTTCAAACGGCAAGGCTATTGGACCCGGGCCATCTTTCGGCCGGCGTTTGCAGCAGCGGGTCTGATCCTTGTGCTGAGCGGGTTTTTGGGCTACACGATGAAGGATCGTTTTGCCGACCTGTCACGGTGGTCGAAAGTAGCCCAGGAATCGCTTCCGGAAAACCAGGACCGTGAAATCGTTGAAAATCTGGAACTGCTGAAAGAGATGGAAACCATTCAAAAGCTGGTCAATATCGTGGACAAGGCCGGCAACGGGGGAGGTTCAGAACCGCGGGAATCCGAATTCCATTTCCAGGGTATGCGACGGCACGATGGAGGGAGCGGCCATGCTTGA
- a CDS encoding AI-2E family transporter — translation MQLVREWFQRHLSNPQVVILVLLLSSGFLGVYLLGGMLTPVLASVVIAYLLEGLVGILQRRRVPRLVAVVLVFLLFILSCLFALFLLLPLVFDQLQQLFVQLPSIILWVQGQLLHLPERFPEFISEQQVTDLTNLIRSEIGQLGQKVLSYSAASVMGIISMLVYLFLVPLMVFFFLKDKERILRWFGRFLPRDRQLASQVWREVDRQIGNYVRGKVWEILILWSVSTLAFTLLGLEFALLLGLFVGLSVLIPYIGATAMMVPVALIAYFQWGWSSQFAWAVTAYTVIQILDGNVLATLLFSEVTNLHPVAIIVAILVFGGLWGFWGVFFAIPLATLVQAVITAWPKDADEETIGDEKRIETVEATAARE, via the coding sequence ATGCAGCTTGTTCGCGAATGGTTTCAGCGGCACTTGAGCAATCCCCAGGTCGTGATCCTGGTCCTCCTGCTGAGCTCCGGCTTCCTGGGAGTCTACCTCCTCGGCGGCATGCTCACCCCGGTGCTGGCGAGCGTCGTCATCGCGTACCTTTTAGAAGGGCTGGTAGGGATCCTGCAGCGCCGCAGGGTCCCACGCCTTGTTGCGGTGGTCCTGGTGTTCTTGCTCTTCATCTTATCATGCCTCTTCGCTCTGTTTTTGCTTCTTCCTCTGGTATTCGACCAACTCCAGCAGCTGTTCGTTCAGCTGCCGTCGATCATCCTCTGGGTTCAGGGACAGCTCCTTCATCTTCCCGAGCGTTTCCCCGAATTCATCTCGGAGCAGCAGGTTACGGACCTCACGAACCTCATCCGTTCGGAGATCGGTCAGCTGGGACAGAAGGTCCTGTCCTATTCGGCGGCGTCGGTCATGGGGATCATCTCAATGCTGGTCTATCTGTTCCTGGTGCCTCTCATGGTCTTTTTTTTCCTGAAGGACAAGGAGCGCATTCTTCGCTGGTTCGGCCGCTTTCTTCCCAGGGACCGGCAGCTGGCGTCTCAGGTCTGGCGGGAAGTGGACCGCCAGATCGGCAATTATGTGCGTGGGAAAGTCTGGGAGATCCTGATCCTCTGGTCGGTGAGCACCCTGGCCTTCACGCTGCTCGGCCTGGAATTCGCCCTGCTTCTCGGCCTTTTCGTCGGCCTGTCCGTTCTCATCCCCTACATCGGCGCGACGGCCATGATGGTCCCGGTGGCCCTCATCGCCTATTTTCAATGGGGTTGGAGTTCCCAGTTCGCCTGGGCGGTGACCGCCTACACCGTGATCCAGATCCTGGACGGTAACGTCTTGGCCACACTTTTGTTTTCCGAGGTGACCAACCTGCATCCCGTAGCCATCATCGTGGCCATCCTGGTGTTCGGCGGCTTGTGGGGATTCTGGGGCGTTTTCTTCGCGATTCCGCTAGCCACGCTCGTTCAGGCGGTGATCACGGCCTGGCCGAAGGACGCTGATGAAGAAACCATAGGGGACGAGAAACGGATTGAAACGGTGGAAGCCACGGCCGCCCGGGAGTAG